The Nonlabens sp. Hel1_33_55 genome contains the following window.
GTTTTGAAAACGACTTATGATCAAACTGATCCATGACCACTTGCGGTCGATCTGAAGCAATGGCATCGATCATACTAGTTGCGGTCATGTCTAGCTTTTGCTGTTGATCTTTAGTTAAAGGGATTTCTTCTACAATATCAGATTCGGTTTTGCAGGAGATAATGGAAATGAATAAGATGAATAGGTATAATGTTGATTTCATAAAAAAAGGTTGGTGTCCAAATATAAATATTGATGGACGCCAACCTTACTAAAATTGATCTGGATTTTTTAAATCCCTTTTACGAAGTCACTATACAAGTCGTTGAACTGGTAGCCTTCTGTAAATCGTTTTTTGCTCAACTTGTCAAATTCTACAAGTGCCCAAAGAATAAATTCCTTTAAGAAATAACGATCTTCCTTGCTGGTTTCAGGCTGGTGCTTTTGCACTAAATCCTCTAATGGCGTTACCTGGTCAATCAAAGCCTTATAGTCAGAATCATTCAATTCATCCAACAGTTCAAGTGCATCATTATTAAAGAACCACTCTACGAGTTTATCATAAGGAGTTTCTTCATCTGGTTTTTTAAGTTTCTTTAATTCCGGAAAGTAGGATGGAAACAACGTTTTGATAGCATCACCTATTAGCTCATTTGCCACAAAGGCTGCTCCTTCTTGTTCTCCTTCATAAACCAATTCGATTTTACCAGTTATAGATGGAATCACACCAGCAAAGTCAGATAATCTTATAGCAGTCTTATCGTCACCATTCATGAGGGATCGACGCTCTGCAGTACTTAGTAAATTTTCATAAGCCGTAATACTCATACGAGCACTTACTCCACTTTTCTCATCTACGTATTCTGAGTCGCGAGCAGAAAAACTTATTTGTTCCAAAAGATCTTTGGCAAGTTCTGGTACGTAAACCGTTTCTTTAATACGATCGTCGTTGCGAGCCTCTTGCTGGGTAATAGTTTTGGCGATCTCTATGTTCTCTGGATAGTGAGTCAAAATTTGAGAGCCTATTCTATCCTTTAATGGAGTCACGATGCTACCACGGTTCGTATAATCTTCTGGGTTTGCAGTAAACACAAATTGCATATCCAGCGCTAGTCTTAATTTGAACCCTCTAATCTGGATATCACCTTCTTGTAGGATATTGAATAAAGCTACTTGAATTCGCGCCTGTAAATCTGGAAGCTCATTGATAACAAAAATGCATCGATTTGCCCGCGGAATCATTCCATAGTGAATCACGCGGTCGTCAGCATAACTCAATTTCAAATTAGCTGCTTTGATCGGGTCGATATCACCTATCAAATCTGCAACGGTAACATCTGGCGTAGCGAGTTTTTCATAAAAACGGTCATCGCGGTGCAACCATGAAATAGGCGTATCATCACCATGCTCTTTGATCAACTCAATCGCAGTTCTAGACAATGGCGCCAGTGGATCATCATGAATCTCGCTGTCGCTCACATAAGGGATGTATTCATCCAGCAGTCCAGTCATCAATCTTGCAAGCCTCGTTTTGGCCTGTCCACGCAATCCTAACAGATTGATATTATGCTTCGATAAAATGGCCCGTTCCAATTCTGGAATCACGCTATTTTCATAACCATGAATTCCTGTGAAGGAGTCTTTGCCATTTTTGATATTTGCTTTTAGGTTATCTCTTAATTCATCTTTTATGGATTTTGATTTCCATCCAGATTTTTTGAGTTCGCCTAATGTATTTATATTTTCTGTATTCATATGTTGTTTTGAAAATGGAGTCATCGAGCAAAAGTTCTCAATCCTTCCTATTTTAATTTCTACTTCAGTCTCTTTCTTCTATTCGCCTCATAATCGTGAAAGATCATTTCACCTAACCCTTGCAACCCGGTAAAGAATGCTTTTCCTTGATTTGCTTCTGTAAACTCATCAATGAATCGCTGTAGATAAGGATCATTAGCTATCATGAAAGTCGTTATAGGAATGTGCAAGCGACGTGCTTGTGCAGCCATGGTATAGCACTTCTCTACAATGTACTCATCCAAACCATTAGAATTTTTATAATAGCGACCATCCTTCAATCGCAAGCAACTGGGTTTACCATCAGTGATCATGAAAATTTGCTTGTTGGTATTTCTTTTTCTCCGTAAAATGTCCATTGCCAACTGCAATCCAGCAACCGTATTGGTATGGTAGGGTCCTACTTTCAAATAAGGTAAATCTGCTATTTTAATAGGCCAAGCATCATTACCGAAAACAATGATATCCAGCGTGTCTTTAGGATAGCGCGTGGTGATCAACTCGGCCAGCGCCATGGCGACCTTTTTTGCAGGTGTGATTCGATCTTCTCCATACAAAATCATGGAGTGCGATATATCGATCATGAGCACGGTACTCATCTGTGCCTTGAACTGTGTGTCCTCAACAATCAAATCACTTTCTGAAAGATAGAAATCATCCATGCCGTGATTGATTTGTGCGTTGCGCAAACTTTCTGTCATGGAAATGCGATCCAGACCATCGCCAAATCGGTATTCTCTCAGGTCACCAGTATGCTCATCGCCAGAACCTAATTTATTGGTTTTGTGATTACCCACATTGCCCTTACGCATGTTCCCAAAAATCTGATTGAGTGCATGTTTGCGTAAAAGTTGTTCCGTTTTTGCTGTTATGGAATATTTGCCTGGGCCATTTCCTT
Protein-coding sequences here:
- a CDS encoding magnesium chelatase; translated protein: MNTENINTLGELKKSGWKSKSIKDELRDNLKANIKNGKDSFTGIHGYENSVIPELERAILSKHNINLLGLRGQAKTRLARLMTGLLDEYIPYVSDSEIHDDPLAPLSRTAIELIKEHGDDTPISWLHRDDRFYEKLATPDVTVADLIGDIDPIKAANLKLSYADDRVIHYGMIPRANRCIFVINELPDLQARIQVALFNILQEGDIQIRGFKLRLALDMQFVFTANPEDYTNRGSIVTPLKDRIGSQILTHYPENIEIAKTITQQEARNDDRIKETVYVPELAKDLLEQISFSARDSEYVDEKSGVSARMSITAYENLLSTAERRSLMNGDDKTAIRLSDFAGVIPSITGKIELVYEGEQEGAAFVANELIGDAIKTLFPSYFPELKKLKKPDEETPYDKLVEWFFNNDALELLDELNDSDYKALIDQVTPLEDLVQKHQPETSKEDRYFLKEFILWALVEFDKLSKKRFTEGYQFNDLYSDFVKGI
- a CDS encoding vWA domain-containing protein codes for the protein MTRQERSGFKFEFYNPKELDPFDKLFDIFKELITHTSGDFDEAIDWLRELDKEYKLTTPEYTVDDFIEDLKERGYIREEFDPNGSGNGEDNEDGDGEGNGPGKYSITAKTEQLLRKHALNQIFGNMRKGNVGNHKTNKLGSGDEHTGDLREYRFGDGLDRISMTESLRNAQINHGMDDFYLSESDLIVEDTQFKAQMSTVLMIDISHSMILYGEDRITPAKKVAMALAELITTRYPKDTLDIIVFGNDAWPIKIADLPYLKVGPYHTNTVAGLQLAMDILRRKRNTNKQIFMITDGKPSCLRLKDGRYYKNSNGLDEYIVEKCYTMAAQARRLHIPITTFMIANDPYLQRFIDEFTEANQGKAFFTGLQGLGEMIFHDYEANRRKRLK